In one window of Corynebacterium mycetoides DNA:
- a CDS encoding MarR family transcriptional regulator has product MIAVHARYRGREKGRAQLVKRSAEALSTLPGVGEFEIVGVEDIRAHVDSPDDALNLIMALLSDGNWAIGLGITQRGSAAASATEATGVKPAAVGVIVDTVDPADAGTAAPDIAAVFALIGHVLHKRTYEGREATALVRRGLTQNEAADRLGISKQAMSQRLQAAGWRAEQAGVQLALNLIGRASLLP; this is encoded by the coding sequence ATGATTGCTGTCCATGCCCGCTACCGCGGGAGAGAGAAAGGGCGGGCGCAGCTGGTGAAGCGCTCCGCCGAGGCGCTGTCGACCCTGCCGGGCGTCGGGGAGTTCGAGATCGTCGGGGTCGAGGACATCCGCGCCCACGTGGACTCTCCCGACGACGCGCTCAACCTCATTATGGCGCTGCTCTCGGACGGAAACTGGGCGATCGGGTTGGGCATCACCCAGCGCGGCAGCGCCGCGGCGAGCGCCACGGAGGCCACGGGGGTCAAGCCCGCCGCGGTGGGCGTCATCGTGGACACGGTCGACCCGGCCGACGCGGGAACGGCTGCCCCCGACATCGCCGCCGTGTTCGCGCTCATCGGCCACGTCCTGCACAAGCGCACCTACGAGGGCCGCGAAGCCACGGCGCTGGTGCGCCGCGGGCTGACGCAGAACGAGGCCGCCGACCGGCTGGGCATTTCTAAGCAGGCGATGAGCCAGCGGCTGCAGGCGGCCGGGTGGCGAGCGGAGCAGGCCGGCGTCCAGCTCGCCCTGAACCTGATCGGCCGGGCTTCCCTACTGCCCTAG
- a CDS encoding SPFH domain-containing protein has product MGGIVAIIIIALVVLILFSSIKMIQQGEAAVIERLGRYTRTVSGGVTLLIPFIDRVRSRVDTRERVVSFPPQAVITQDNLTVAIDIVVTFQINDPAKAIYGVDNYLVGVEQISVATLRDVVGGMTLEETLTSRETINRRLRGELDAATAKWGLRISRVELKAIDPPPSIQQSMEMQMKADREKRAMILTAEGKRESDIKTAEGEKQARILSAEGEKHAAILAAEAERQAMILRAEGDRAAKYLSAQGEARALQKVNAAIKSSGVTPELLAYQYLEKLPEIAQNEAATMWMIPSQLGDSLEQFAKAFAHKDDDGVFRYQSASVDQETKDMAEAEDTDGWFDTTTDPELAKALAEARAVANKHVDAPDPTMVEGRGVDAPKELGQ; this is encoded by the coding sequence GTGGGCGGCATTGTTGCCATCATCATCATCGCGTTGGTGGTGCTGATTCTGTTCAGTTCCATCAAAATGATCCAGCAGGGCGAGGCGGCCGTCATCGAGCGCCTCGGCCGCTACACCCGCACCGTTTCGGGCGGGGTCACGCTGCTTATTCCGTTCATTGACCGCGTGCGTTCGCGCGTGGACACCCGCGAGCGCGTCGTGTCCTTCCCGCCGCAGGCCGTGATCACCCAGGACAACCTGACCGTCGCCATCGACATCGTGGTCACGTTCCAGATCAACGACCCAGCCAAGGCCATTTACGGAGTGGACAACTACCTAGTGGGCGTGGAGCAGATCTCGGTGGCCACGCTTCGCGACGTCGTCGGCGGGATGACGCTGGAGGAGACCCTGACATCGCGCGAGACGATCAACCGCCGCCTGCGCGGCGAGCTCGACGCCGCCACCGCGAAGTGGGGCCTTCGTATCAGCCGCGTGGAACTCAAGGCCATCGACCCGCCGCCGTCCATCCAGCAGTCCATGGAGATGCAGATGAAGGCGGACCGCGAGAAGCGCGCGATGATTCTCACCGCGGAGGGCAAGCGCGAGTCCGACATCAAGACTGCGGAGGGCGAGAAGCAGGCGCGCATCCTCTCGGCGGAAGGCGAGAAGCACGCGGCCATCCTCGCCGCGGAGGCCGAGCGCCAGGCGATGATCCTGCGCGCCGAGGGCGACCGCGCCGCGAAGTACCTCTCCGCACAGGGTGAGGCCCGCGCGCTGCAGAAGGTCAACGCGGCGATCAAGTCCTCCGGCGTCACGCCGGAGCTGCTGGCCTACCAGTACCTGGAGAAGCTGCCGGAGATCGCCCAGAACGAGGCCGCGACGATGTGGATGATCCCCTCCCAGCTCGGGGACTCCCTGGAGCAGTTCGCCAAGGCCTTCGCCCACAAGGACGACGACGGGGTGTTCCGCTACCAGTCTGCCTCCGTGGACCAGGAGACGAAGGACATGGCGGAGGCCGAAGACACCGACGGGTGGTTCGACACGACCACGGATCCCGAGTTGGCCAAGGCGCTTGCCGAGGCCCGGGCGGTGGCTAACAAGCACGTGGACGCGCCGGATCCGACCATGGTCGAGGGCCGCGGAGTGGACGCACCGAAGGAGCTAGGGCAGTAG
- a CDS encoding NfeD family protein, which produces MGALVWFIAAVVLAALELAAGEFTFLMIAAGALTAAGASLAGIPLWAEVAVFVASSAAFWFFLRPLLHRQFLKPGVYDETPRALVGTGAEVVEDITPSGGQVRLDGTIWSARSLDPAVSIPAGQHVTVSDIDGPVAVVWKEP; this is translated from the coding sequence GTGGGCGCACTCGTATGGTTTATCGCAGCAGTAGTACTGGCCGCACTCGAATTGGCGGCCGGGGAGTTCACGTTCCTCATGATCGCTGCGGGAGCGCTCACCGCGGCCGGGGCCTCCCTCGCAGGGATACCGCTCTGGGCCGAGGTGGCGGTCTTTGTCGCCTCGTCCGCGGCTTTCTGGTTCTTCCTGCGGCCCTTACTGCACAGGCAGTTCCTCAAACCCGGGGTGTACGACGAGACCCCGCGCGCCCTCGTGGGCACTGGCGCGGAGGTGGTTGAGGACATCACCCCCAGCGGGGGCCAAGTGCGTCTCGACGGCACGATCTGGTCCGCCCGCTCCCTCGACCCGGCGGTATCGATCCCGGCCGGCCAGCACGTCACTGTTTCCGATATTGACGGCCCCGTGGCGGTCGTCTGGAAGGAGCCCTAG